The window CTACCTGTTACCATCACAAGGCAAAGCTGCAATTCCTCAATAGCACCAAGAGGAGGCGTATGCCATCTGAGTTCCCACAGTGCGTGTTGACATCAGAGGTGAAGCGTGCGGCGTTGAACTTGTGCGTGTGTCGCTCTCCGTGCCACGACTCGCCGTTTCTTGTCCATCTTGTGAAGCAAACAGAAGCAGTCCGCTGTGGCGCCATAAAGGTCTCCGAGCGCATGTGTATTGTTTTCCTTGTCTCGTCTTCTGCTGCAGACCGTCGAGGCTTTAAGGCGCTCCCCACTTCAGACCGAGCGGTGTAAGGTAGGTAGCTTGGTTGGAATGACGCTTTATTTACATGTCATCTAGATTGTTACTGTCCTGCAGCATTTAAGTGTCCTAACGTGCATTCAAGCATATGTAATTGCTTCGCAGACTTTACAGAAGCATAATCTACAGCATACGGCCGTGCGTCTGAAATAATAATGGAGCTGCATTTGGAGCAGCGCCACTGCATTCCGGTGTTGGGATGTAGGGCAAAACTTTGTGAGGTGATCACAGCGGCTGCCTTTTACAAACTGCGACGACACCTTCTTTGAGGCTGAAATCTGAGTTGGACGTGGCACCGGCATCCAAGCACAACTGATTTTACTGATTCATATTCAGGATTACAAATCGTACTCAAAAATAGGCCAAGTAGCCTAGTCATTGATGATAATTTATTAGACAGGTTGTTTGTGGTCTGTCGGAGCATCTGGGAAACCACGGCACAAAGACAGGGTCCATTAGGTAAGTAAATTAGACACAAACGCAACATGTCCTATGGTGAGGTTTTGGATTAGAAAGCTGGatacaattacattttgtatGGGCAATTGAGGCCCCAGGAGGAAAAGGGTATTCCATTTTAGGCAGGGTATATAGAAAAAAGATTATACCAAAACAACAAGACCTCGTTTGACTTTcactatacaaatatatatatatatatataaaatataggaATCACTTAGGCCTACCTGTGCATGCATCCAGATTTGTGTTTATCCCATACctggttaaaaacaaacaaaagagcaGAGTGTCACAACAAGGCCAGCTGCAGCTTTgctttaacaataataatataaataaataaaggtaaagaaTGAAAAGCTTGGGAAAGTAAAGTTGACGAGGATAAACCACCAAACGGCTAGCATGCACACCTTTCAGCATAAAAAGCCTCTGTAGGCCTACCTCATTCTGAACATCAGAATGAAATAAAGGGAAATAAATTGCGGTGCcctgttcattatttatttagtttaaatTCATTTTTGCTTACGCAAATGCTGGTTTGTCTTATAAAGATCACTAATAATTTACTACATTTTGACTTCCCCAAACATTAGTAGGCCTACTGGATTTTGTGAGACAAAACGTGATGATTTATGTGGAGGCGATCAGGAAACTTTTGCAGCGCATATCCGAATGATTATCAAATCTAAACTTAATAAGGTTCAATATGAAAGTTAAGATGGAGAAAATCAGCTAAAGGGTAACCTCTTTAGGCCGACATGCTCACGTCGACTCACATAAAGGTAGAACTAAATAAGCAGCTTAATGTTTTGGCCcaaacgttattttagactactttttttttttcaataaaatgaACGTCACTTAGGCATATTTCTTAGCATGTTTATTACAGCGTTTTAAGGCACATCGGTTGTGTTATTATcaataatttgttttaaaattatacttatcaaatatattttgtattacttgTAATTGCTTTTGCCTCAGAATTACCGGAAATAATTAGGCTACTTCACCTTTGACATTCTGACTCAATATCACAATCTATACttgtccattttatatattttggttCATTAACTTTAGGATGATGTCAGTCCTATACTTAATGAATTTCGGAAAGTTGTATTATTTACAAAAGGTTATTcagtattttaaatgtatgtacatagcctaggctacatgtgcaAAGCAACATTTGACACAGGCCTTTAAAAtcattataaatataaatgtcttAATAGTTCCCCGTGTGACAATACTCAACAGTGATACGTGTCTGGTAGGAATATAAATgatatgtaaaatgtaaacagaTTTCAGGTGTTTTAGTTTCTGGGTTATTCTTCCTTTATATGTAGGCCTATAACTCAACGCAGGCCTCCAGCCTGTAGGACGCCTACACTGAGGGAATGTCCACGTTTCTTATTTATTCATAACAATTCTGTCAATGTggtagatttattttattttattttttaagaagaaaaataaaatatgacgaatgtttaaacattaaactcacaaaacctgaaaaaaaaaactacaagagcagtcggagagcgcagaccttCGCCAAGTCAAATCCACTCCCACCAAGTTTCGGGCCAGTTTTCCGTGATCCTTCTGACAAACAGATAAACATACTGCACCAAGAAAACATTAACTCCTAGGCGGAGGTCATTACAGAATTTGCCCATCTATCATTAGTATAATAATCGACTTGTTttaagctaaataaaatgttaaggaCCAATGCTCAACCTTTGAAGAAGAATATTTGTGAAGTGCATAATAAATATGCCTATTGACTGAACGAATTCTGAATGCACGTCTAATTTAAAGAGTTCAGCTGCTGCCCATCCTTTTTACTTTGAGGAGTCCAGTAAAGGCTACGGCGCACATCAACATTGAACGCTTTTACGCACACAAAGAGTCTCCAAGATATATCGACTTAAAAGTGGAGAAGGCGAGCGTGGTTTAAAAGGAGATTCTGCGTCTGTAGGCTGCTGGATAGTCCTATAGCTGTTTCACAATAGGCGTAAAATACGTGACATTCTTTCTCTCATCATGAATATTTTTATTCGACTTTATTGACTGAAATTATTATCCCTAAAGGCCAGTttgaattataaaaaatatacttGTGAGTTCGTTTTTAACATGCAAACGTTTATTATTTTGATTGCTTATATCAAACTCTGCGTCATTCTTTCAgcgttttttttaatacaatagGTTTATTTTTCATGTCCTTATGATTTGCCAGGAATGCCAAAGTTGTTTGAGAGAAATATTAAAACGCTCATAAATTCGTACATATAGTAGCAAATTGGCACAAACGAGTTTAGAGAAAAAGGCCTCTGTAGCATATAGATTTCTCAAGTGGAAAGTCTGCACAATGAAATTTGCTTCCAGGTGGACAACAAAGAAGATGAATTACTGTGGAGAAAGTATCGCCAGTATGGGAAGAGTATTTTCACAAATGACCAATAAAAGATAAATGTTGTATAATCTATAAAGATGTGTTAAAATGTTGATAGCCTATGAATGTGTAGGCCCACATATTTTCACAGAGATgtgcatgtttttgtcttttcatacAATAACAGTCTATGCTGTAGCCTACACAATATGAGCAAAGCAAATTATGGGTATTATTTGCAGATATTCTGTTGTAGAAAACAAGTTAATCTGACACAATTAATATtacttgttgttaaatgtgATGGCAGCATGCAGTTGGCCTGGACAGTGTGCTACTTAACAATGAAGAAGTGGTGGGCCTATAGCATCATAGCCACTCTACTGCAACACAACGCTCAGACCAAGCTTGGACACCTGGTGAGGCCACATTGAAAATAGTCTCCTGACTAGATGTGGACTGAAGTCATAAATCAGATGACTTTAGAGGTAACGGAAATAACTTGACTTGATGGTCGCCCCAAGGccaaagattaaaaaataatgctATTATTCCATTTGTGTTTCTCGTGTGCTGCAGGCACAATATGCTGCAAGTGTAGGCACAGATAATGTTATATAAATGGGCGATATGTTTGGACTATAGTCCTAGTGAGTATATGGATGGAGTTGTTTTAAAAGTGTCTTATTGAcgttttgataaaaaaaaaaaaatctctgtgaAAATATTGCTTCTCAAATGAGTTCTAGCTGATCACTAACTGAAGGAAGAATAGGCCTACCCACCAGGTTTATCTGTCCTTTTTCAAACCTCAGAGATGGGTATTTGTATCACTTTTAATCTAAACGTGGAGGCAAACTTTGCTATCACGACATCAACTAGCTGACACAATGTGTTGAGGTAGGCTTAAGCGTTGCATCCCTAAATGTTGTTCCTAAAACCACTGCCATGGGTTAAAAGGCCCTTTTGTACTGTGCTGCATGTTAGAAGAGCAAATTTGAATTCCAGTTGTGAAAGAACAACTTTTAATgtactttttgaaaataaatagcGTGATGTTACTTAATCCACATGAGTAGTGCGTTTTGAAATGCATAGTTGACAAATTATATTAATGCTGTGTCATTTCTGTGTAGGCCTATGTTAGGCTTAAGTTGATAAGGTTAAAATTGACTAGTTAAAGCAGGACCTACGGATCCATTGGCTGTAGGCTACAGGGCTGGTAGTGGACACAAAATAATTCACTGACGTTGATGCATTACTAGCCTACTAATACAATgctgttaaatatttaaaaatatatattttattgcgTGATGAGCCGTAATGAATTGCTTAGGGCACGAATACGAATTAGGGTACTTGAGGGATTTGATTGCCTTGacaggatttatttttattggatTTTAAGAAATCAATGAGTTTGGCCCAACTTTGTATCCGTACACAAAACTCTCACACTTACATTAAGCagacatttgtttgtgttaagTTACCAAAACTAATTCATCGTTTGTACGTTAAACGTTTGCAGAGACACTTGTGATGTAGCTAGGCCTAACAGTGTTATGGAAGGAAGTATTTTCTCCTCTTACTTTGAAACAGAGGGCAAGCTAGGGTCTTTCCAGGCAGCAACAACGCCGTCCTTATCAGAGGCCATTTCTTAACCAGGCTGCGAGAGATGCATTTCTTATTTCTCAACCGTTAGTTTCGTTTTCGATATAAGTCACAGTTAATGCCTACACcttgtgggagaaaattgcctATGGATAAAACACAGCGTCCTCGCTCTGCATTAACGTTTCCCCCCCTCGCCTTTTTATACCTCTAtagatctcgcgagagttccTTCGTTTGCTGTGGCTGACCGTGGCTTTGcagcagacagagggagaaggcaggcaggcagcatCATGGCGGACAGAGACAGTGGTAGTGAGCAGGGAGGAGCAGCCACGGGCCCAGGCTTCGGTCCCGTGAACCCAGCGACAGGAGGGGCGGGCTCGGCTTCCGGGCTCCAGCATGAGACACAAGAGCTGGCGTCGAAGCGGGTTGACATCCAAAACAAACGCTTCTATTTGGACGTTAAGCAGAACGCGAAAGGCCGCTTCTTGAAGATAGCAGAAGTCGGGGCCGGTGGAAACAAGAGCCGCCTCACTCTCTCCATGTCTGTGGCGGTCGAGTTCCGTGACTACTTGGGGGACTTCATCGAACATTATGCCCAGCTGGGTCCGAGCAACCCGGCGCTGGTACAAGACGAGCCCAGGCGAGCACTCAAAAGCGAGTTCTTGGTCCGAGAAAATCGGAAATACTATATGGATCTGAAAGAGAACCAGAGGGGACGGTTTCTGAGGATCCGACAGACCGTTAACCGGGGGCCCGGTTTGGGATCCACGCAAGGCCAGACGATTGCTTTGCCTGCCCAGGGACTTATTGAGTTTCGTGACGCTTTGGCTAAACTTATTGACGATTACGGTGTAGAGGACGAACCTGCAGAGTTGCCAGAAGGGTCATCATTGACTGTGGACAACAAACGGTTTTTCTTCGACGTCGGATCCAATAAGTATGGTGTGTTCATGAGGGTAAGCGAGGTGAAGCCAACGTACCGCAACTCAATTACGGTGCCCTACAAAGTGTGGTCCAAATTTGGGATTACTTTCTCTAAATATGCCGAGGAGATGAAGAAGATCCAGGAGAAACAGCGGGAGAAAAGGGCATGCGAGATGCAGCAACAAGAGGAGATGCAGGCGGACGATGGAGACGAGGATTGATGTAGATAGCAAAAAAACATGCAAGAGTAATGAAAATAACAAgagaaatataattaaaaactCTACTGtataaagaaagaaatctaAAGATTTAACTGTAATGGTTTAACTCCAAGGGAGCATCACCCACAATATAAGAAACCTCCACAACCTGACAGTTATGACATGTTGTCTCATCGCTGGATGTTATCCCACTTATCCACCATTAATACAGTAACAGGCTGCTAAACAAAGTAATAACATTATATTTGAACATTGTTTCCTACTTGACAAACAATATTGAACTGAGTGTTTATTTCCCTTATTAACAGAAAACTTTTGTACCAGTTAAAGCTATTGTAGTTTGCAATGTTCAAATGGAATAATTGCCGAGCACCGAGGAAAAACGGTTTCCTTTTCAAGCTAATGACTTCAGCACAAATCAgatatttaaatttttaaaaccaaaattCAAAAACTGTGTAAAAGGTTGTCACATCTACTTGCCATCCTATTTACCTTTACCTGTGAGTACAGATGTGTTTACACGTAAATCATATGAGGGCTAGGCCTGCTTCGAAAACTGGTTAGATGTCATGCAGTATAAAAGGAACATATAGGCATTTTCATCAAATGAAATAAGTGCTCTATTTGTCGTGCAATATGCATTGCATAAAAATCAAATATATTGAACTGGTCAATGGGTCTTGACATGATGACGTTTGCCAGAGGCATTCAAAgaaatattaatattgtaattttgTTTCAGTTGAAATTGTTGCCATGCAGATGGATATATTATAGACTACCTTTGTGTCTCGTTGTTAATGCAATGTGTTCATTTTAAAGGTACTAAATGTGTAATCGATAGAGGAAATGCAGTGACAACATGTAGCAAGTGGCCTGAATTGCAGATTACTTAACAAGACAACTCCCTACACATACTGTGCTGATTGGCTTAGTGGTCTGAAAAAAGATACAAAATTCAGTAGAGCATTATTGGTTACTACATCTGAAACATTTTGTGATCTTGTTCAGTCATAAAAGTCCAAATGGTGCCAAGGAGTGCTGTTTCTGCATGCTAATCTGTACTAAGACAGATTTCGTTGGTCTCCCAAAATATTGGCTTAAGGACCCTTCCATATGTATCTTTATCTGCCTGTAGTGTACGAATCTCAACTTTGAGTACCGAGTGAT is drawn from Sander vitreus isolate 19-12246 chromosome 13, sanVit1, whole genome shotgun sequence and contains these coding sequences:
- the puraa gene encoding purine-rich element binding protein Aa — encoded protein: MADRDSGSEQGGAATGPGFGPVNPATGGAGSASGLQHETQELASKRVDIQNKRFYLDVKQNAKGRFLKIAEVGAGGNKSRLTLSMSVAVEFRDYLGDFIEHYAQLGPSNPALVQDEPRRALKSEFLVRENRKYYMDLKENQRGRFLRIRQTVNRGPGLGSTQGQTIALPAQGLIEFRDALAKLIDDYGVEDEPAELPEGSSLTVDNKRFFFDVGSNKYGVFMRVSEVKPTYRNSITVPYKVWSKFGITFSKYAEEMKKIQEKQREKRACEMQQQEEMQADDGDED